In the genome of Streptomyces racemochromogenes, one region contains:
- a CDS encoding ATP-binding protein — protein sequence MARSVRRADLKAVGEVRRALRELVRHRCRGETADVAELLITEVVTNALVHTDEGAEVSATVRAGRLRVEVRDHAGRLPRPHVPSADDGTHGRGLVLVQALADAWGVDPLTRGRGKVVWFELGAAGAAVA from the coding sequence ATGGCGCGGAGCGTGCGCCGGGCCGACCTGAAGGCGGTGGGGGAGGTCCGCCGGGCCCTGCGGGAGCTGGTGCGGCACCGCTGCCGGGGCGAGACGGCCGACGTGGCGGAGCTGCTGATCACCGAGGTGGTCACCAACGCCCTCGTCCACACCGACGAGGGCGCCGAGGTGTCCGCGACCGTCCGGGCCGGCCGGCTCAGGGTCGAGGTCCGCGACCACGCCGGCCGCCTGCCCCGGCCGCACGTACCGTCCGCCGACGACGGTACGCACGGCCGCGGGCTGGTGCTGGTGCAGGCGCTGGCCGACGCCTGGGGCGTGGACCCCCTCACGAGGGGGCGCGGCAAGGTCGTCTGGTTCGAGCTCGGGGCCGCGGGCGCGGCGGTGGCCTGA
- a CDS encoding (2Fe-2S)-binding protein — translation MRVNFTVNGRPQEADDVWEGESLLYVLRERLGLPGSKNACEQGECGSCTVRLDGVPVCSCLVAAGQVEGRDVVTVEGLADFAKQRDQHGHACGTGACGGGKGVSTDEAKQWSAKGTDSQTGEGGELSNIQQAFIDAGAVQCGFCTPGLLVQADALLEQNADPSDQDIREALSGNLCRCTGYEKILDAVRLAAARQGEAV, via the coding sequence ATGCGCGTCAATTTCACTGTCAACGGCCGTCCGCAGGAAGCCGACGACGTCTGGGAGGGTGAGTCCCTCCTCTACGTCCTGCGTGAGCGCCTGGGCCTGCCCGGTTCCAAGAACGCGTGCGAGCAGGGCGAGTGCGGCTCCTGCACCGTCCGCCTCGACGGCGTGCCGGTCTGTTCCTGCCTGGTCGCGGCCGGTCAGGTCGAGGGCCGCGACGTCGTGACCGTCGAGGGCCTGGCGGACTTCGCCAAGCAGCGCGACCAGCACGGCCACGCCTGCGGCACCGGCGCGTGCGGCGGCGGCAAGGGCGTCTCCACGGACGAGGCCAAGCAGTGGTCCGCCAAGGGCACCGACTCCCAGACCGGTGAGGGCGGCGAGCTCTCCAACATCCAGCAGGCGTTCATCGACGCCGGCGCGGTCCAGTGCGGTTTCTGCACCCCGGGTCTGCTGGTCCAGGCCGACGCTCTCCTGGAGCAGAACGCCGACCCGTCCGACCAGGACATCCGTGAGGCCCTGTCCGGCAACCTCTGCCGCTGCACGGGCTACGAGAAGATCCTCGACGCGGTCCGCCTCGCGGCCGCCCGTCAGGGAGAGGCGGTCTGA
- a CDS encoding (2Fe-2S)-binding protein — MLLSAPAPAGSPVARAYERLADAYPGLQAEERGAHEPLPRGVGWVGAHELAAGGAALDAHLAWDEAQVLRDYGRRARPDVVAGFGLHRYAWPASLLITVPWFLERRVPRLPVDRVAFHRTRGLMSVRVEEFACLPGDPAALLPGARVVADEEALREEVRAAVAQHLGPLLEGFGPRMRRGRRALWAMAADEVVEGLWYLGSLLGEERRAVRELELLLPGALAPYTGAAGFRTLPGPGGAELTTRDRASCCFFYTIRPEDTCTTCPRTCDADRVTRLTGADG; from the coding sequence ATGCTCCTGTCCGCACCCGCCCCGGCCGGCTCTCCGGTGGCCCGTGCGTACGAGCGTCTGGCGGACGCCTACCCCGGCCTGCAGGCCGAGGAGCGCGGCGCGCACGAACCCCTCCCTCGCGGTGTGGGCTGGGTCGGCGCGCACGAGCTCGCGGCGGGCGGGGCGGCCCTGGACGCCCACCTCGCCTGGGACGAGGCCCAGGTACTGCGGGACTACGGGCGCCGGGCGCGGCCCGACGTGGTGGCCGGCTTCGGCCTGCACCGGTACGCCTGGCCGGCCAGCCTGCTGATCACCGTCCCGTGGTTCCTGGAGCGCCGGGTGCCCCGGCTGCCCGTGGACCGGGTGGCCTTCCACCGGACACGCGGGCTGATGTCCGTACGCGTCGAGGAGTTCGCCTGCCTGCCGGGCGACCCGGCGGCCCTCCTCCCCGGGGCGCGGGTCGTCGCCGACGAGGAGGCCCTGCGCGAGGAGGTGCGGGCGGCGGTGGCCCAGCACCTCGGACCGCTGCTGGAAGGTTTCGGCCCGCGGATGCGGCGCGGCCGCCGCGCCCTGTGGGCGATGGCCGCCGACGAGGTCGTCGAGGGGCTCTGGTACCTGGGGAGCCTGCTCGGCGAGGAGCGGCGGGCCGTGCGCGAGCTGGAGCTGCTGCTGCCGGGCGCCCTCGCCCCGTACACCGGCGCCGCGGGCTTCCGCACCCTGCCCGGCCCCGGCGGGGCGGAGCTGACCACCCGGGACCGGGCGAGCTGCTGCTTCTTCTACACCATCCGGCCGGAGGACACCTGTACGACCTGCCCGCGCACCTGCGACGCGGACCGCGTCACCCGGCTCACGGGGGCCGACGGCTGA
- a CDS encoding GntR family transcriptional regulator translates to MHGAAHALVSEAESEYEAAEEAGEPLIPPQKVLRHSVRGQVLEALRAALVDGELVPGEIYSGPALGERFGVSATPVREAMQQLALEGAVECLPNRGFRVLTRTPRSQAELSEVRALIEVPVMLRLARSVPAATWESLRPAAEAAAEAAQEGDLPRYAEADRAFHRAVLGLSGNGQLVRTAEELHRRAQWPLPGAPRVRRDDLVADAAEHGALLDALVARDLPAVEALVRAHFAGA, encoded by the coding sequence GTGCACGGAGCGGCCCACGCCCTGGTGTCCGAGGCGGAGTCGGAGTACGAGGCGGCGGAGGAGGCCGGGGAGCCCCTGATCCCGCCGCAGAAGGTACTGCGCCACTCCGTGCGCGGGCAGGTCCTCGAGGCCCTGCGCGCCGCCCTCGTGGACGGGGAGCTGGTGCCGGGGGAGATCTACTCGGGCCCCGCGCTCGGCGAGCGGTTCGGGGTCTCCGCGACCCCCGTCCGCGAGGCGATGCAGCAGCTCGCGCTGGAGGGGGCGGTGGAGTGCCTGCCGAACCGGGGCTTCCGGGTGCTCACCCGCACGCCGCGCAGCCAGGCGGAGCTGTCCGAGGTCCGGGCGCTGATCGAGGTGCCGGTGATGCTCCGGCTGGCCCGGTCGGTGCCCGCCGCGACCTGGGAGTCCCTGCGGCCGGCCGCCGAAGCCGCCGCGGAGGCGGCGCAGGAGGGCGACCTGCCGCGCTACGCGGAGGCCGACCGGGCCTTCCACCGGGCGGTGCTCGGCCTGTCGGGCAACGGCCAGCTGGTACGGACCGCCGAGGAACTGCACCGGCGCGCCCAGTGGCCCCTGCCGGGTGCCCCGCGGGTGCGGCGCGACGACCTGGTGGCCGACGCTGCGGAGCACGGGGCCCTGCTGGACGCCCTTGTCGCGCGCGACCTCCCGGCGGTGGAGGCCCTGGTACGGGCCCACTTCGCCGGCGCCTGA
- a CDS encoding PucR family transcriptional regulator has translation MRLRALLETEALGLRLLGGEEELDRTVRGVMTTDLRDPSRYLTGGELVLTGLAWRRNSADSEPFVRILASAGVAGLAAGEAELGDIPDDLVSACVRNRLPLFAVNEDVAFATITEYVVRQVSGERAGDLAAVVDRHRRLMTSGPAGGGPDVVLDLLTTDLDLRAWVLSPTGRQIAGAGEPLAPGICATLASEHLAAVRTGRRGPHRLSIQGITYSLFSIRGHGRGPGQAVRDVRESVLSDWLLAVEADAGDWPAERLDLLQGVTQLIAVERDRRDAARTVRRRLAQEVLELVQTGAPPAEIAARLRVAAPVLLPGLGAAPHWQVVVARVDWDSGDIPGGPVAQSLLEEILVDPSMSGPEPSDRIAVAHAGDEAIALVPLPALSGDAGEDKGPDSALHADVLLATVREPLAAGLADDGRLTLGVSAAVHSAEGLRGALEEARHARRVAAARPGRVCAAGHHELASHVLLLPFVPDDVRRAFTARLLDPLRDYDRRHRAELIPTLEAFLDCDGSWTRCATRLHLHVNTLRYRVGRIEQLTARDLSRLEDKLDFFLALRMS, from the coding sequence ATGCGGCTGCGCGCACTGCTGGAAACCGAGGCGCTGGGGCTGCGGCTGCTGGGCGGCGAGGAAGAACTCGACCGGACGGTCCGCGGGGTCATGACGACCGACCTGAGGGATCCCAGCCGATACCTGACCGGGGGAGAACTTGTTCTCACCGGCCTGGCATGGCGAAGAAATTCAGCCGACTCCGAGCCATTCGTACGAATCCTCGCGAGCGCGGGAGTGGCGGGCCTCGCGGCCGGCGAAGCGGAACTGGGCGACATCCCGGATGATCTGGTTTCGGCCTGCGTGCGCAACCGGCTGCCGCTCTTCGCGGTGAACGAGGACGTTGCATTCGCCACCATCACGGAATACGTGGTGCGGCAGGTCTCCGGGGAGCGTGCGGGCGACCTCGCGGCGGTCGTGGACCGACACCGGCGTCTGATGACCTCGGGCCCCGCGGGCGGCGGACCCGATGTGGTGCTGGATCTGCTCACCACGGACCTCGATCTGCGGGCCTGGGTGCTCTCCCCCACCGGCCGGCAGATCGCCGGAGCGGGCGAGCCGCTGGCGCCGGGGATCTGCGCGACGCTGGCGAGCGAACACCTCGCGGCGGTCCGGACGGGCCGCAGGGGCCCGCACCGGCTGTCCATCCAGGGTATTACCTACTCCCTCTTCTCGATCAGGGGACACGGTCGCGGCCCTGGTCAGGCCGTGCGCGACGTACGCGAGAGCGTGCTGTCGGACTGGCTGCTGGCCGTCGAGGCGGACGCGGGCGACTGGCCCGCCGAACGACTGGACCTGCTCCAGGGCGTCACCCAGCTGATCGCGGTCGAGCGGGACCGCCGCGACGCGGCCCGCACGGTGCGCCGCCGGCTGGCGCAGGAGGTGCTGGAGCTGGTCCAGACGGGCGCCCCGCCCGCCGAGATCGCCGCCCGCCTGCGGGTGGCGGCCCCGGTGCTGCTGCCCGGACTGGGCGCGGCCCCGCACTGGCAGGTCGTGGTGGCGCGGGTGGACTGGGACAGCGGGGACATCCCCGGCGGCCCGGTGGCCCAGTCGCTGCTGGAGGAGATCCTGGTCGACCCGTCGATGTCCGGACCGGAGCCGTCCGACCGGATCGCGGTGGCCCACGCCGGCGACGAGGCCATCGCGCTGGTGCCGCTGCCCGCGCTCTCCGGCGACGCCGGGGAGGACAAGGGCCCGGACTCGGCCCTGCACGCCGACGTGCTCCTGGCGACCGTACGGGAGCCGCTGGCGGCCGGCCTGGCCGACGACGGCCGGCTCACCCTCGGCGTCAGCGCGGCCGTGCACTCCGCCGAAGGGCTGCGCGGGGCGCTGGAGGAGGCCCGGCACGCCCGCCGGGTCGCCGCCGCCCGCCCCGGCCGGGTCTGCGCGGCCGGCCACCACGAGCTGGCCTCGCACGTGCTGCTGCTGCCGTTCGTGCCGGACGACGTCCGCCGCGCCTTCACGGCCCGCCTGCTGGACCCGCTGCGGGACTACGACCGCCGGCACCGGGCGGAGCTCATCCCGACCCTGGAGGCGTTCCTGGACTGCGACGGCTCCTGGACCCGCTGCGCGACCCGGCTGCACCTGCACGTCAACACGCTGCGCTACCGGGTCGGGCGAATCGAGCAGCTGACGGCGCGCGACCTTTCGCGCCTGGAGGACAAGCTGGACTTCTTCCTGGCACTGCGCATGAGCTGA
- a CDS encoding DUF2637 domain-containing protein yields MRLTDISLDWLLPGGLLILGVLAAVAVVARGKREGDKATADDSWERSEERRRRKEAVYGTASYVLLFCCAAVAAALSFHGLVGFGRQNLNLSGGWEYLVPFGLDGAAMFCSVLAVREASHGDAALGSRMLVWLFAGAAAWFNWVHAPRGTGHDGAPQFFAGMSLSAAVLFDRALKQTRRAALREQGLIPRPLPQIRMVRWLRAPRETFGAWSLMLLEGVRTLDEAVDEVREDKKEREQDRHRRREQHRLDRARIKALGRQHRAFGRARARQVDLPGLTPGTGSAPVGAEPAISEAGQLPLRKRPSLQAVNGTESPDPSGPRTVDLTAEDDTQTIPRLDSLERKLKDLEQQFG; encoded by the coding sequence ATGAGACTGACCGACATATCGCTGGACTGGCTGCTGCCCGGCGGCCTGTTGATCCTGGGCGTGCTTGCGGCAGTGGCGGTGGTGGCCCGGGGCAAGCGTGAGGGCGACAAGGCGACGGCCGACGACAGCTGGGAACGCAGCGAGGAGCGCCGCCGCCGCAAGGAGGCCGTCTACGGGACCGCCTCGTACGTCCTGCTCTTCTGCTGCGCTGCGGTGGCCGCCGCGCTCTCCTTCCACGGGCTCGTCGGCTTCGGCCGGCAGAACCTCAACCTCTCCGGTGGCTGGGAGTACCTGGTCCCGTTCGGCCTCGACGGCGCCGCCATGTTCTGCTCGGTGCTCGCCGTCCGCGAGGCCAGCCACGGCGACGCGGCCCTCGGCTCCCGGATGCTGGTCTGGCTCTTCGCCGGGGCGGCCGCCTGGTTCAACTGGGTCCACGCCCCCCGGGGCACGGGCCACGACGGCGCCCCGCAGTTCTTCGCCGGGATGTCGCTCTCGGCCGCGGTGCTCTTCGACCGGGCCCTCAAGCAGACCCGCCGCGCGGCCCTGCGCGAACAGGGCCTGATCCCGCGCCCGCTGCCGCAGATCCGCATGGTCCGCTGGCTGCGGGCCCCCCGGGAGACCTTCGGCGCCTGGTCGCTGATGCTCCTGGAGGGGGTGCGCACCCTCGACGAGGCCGTGGACGAGGTGCGCGAGGACAAGAAGGAGCGCGAACAGGACCGGCACCGCAGGCGGGAACAGCACCGCCTCGACCGCGCCCGCATCAAGGCGCTGGGCCGGCAGCACAGGGCGTTCGGGCGGGCCCGGGCGCGTCAGGTCGACCTGCCGGGGCTGACCCCCGGGACGGGCTCCGCGCCGGTCGGCGCGGAGCCGGCCATATCGGAAGCGGGACAGCTGCCCCTGCGAAAAAGGCCCTCCCTGCAGGCCGTGAACGGAACCGAATCCCCTGATCCGTCCGGGCCCCGGACGGTGGACCTCACCGCCGAGGACGACACCCAGACGATCCCCCGGCTCGACTCCCTGGAGCGCAAACTGAAGGACCTGGAGCAGCAGTTCGGCTGA
- a CDS encoding pyruvate dehydrogenase — protein MARQNVAEQFVDILVRAGVRRMYGVVGDSLNPVVDAIRRTGGIEWIQVRHEETAAFAAGAEAQITGRLAACAGSCGPGNLHLINGLYDAHRSMAPVLALASHIPSGEIGLGYFQETHPDQLFRECSHYSELISNPAQMPRLLQSAVQHAVGRGGVSVVALPGDIAAQPAPEKAVQHALVTARPSVRPGDGEIEKLVRLIDEADRVTLFCGSGTAGAHAEVMEFADRVKAPVGHALRGKEWIQYDNPYDVGMSGLLGYGAAYEATHECDLLVLLGTDFPYNAFLPDDVKIVQVDIRPEHLGRRSQLDLAVWGDVRETLRALNTRVRPKQDRRFLDRMLKKHADALEGVVRAYTRKVEKHTPIHPEYVASVLDELADEDAVFTVDTGMCNVWAARYLSPNGKRRIIGSFSHGSMANALPQAIGAQFTDRSRQVVSMSGDGGFSMLMGDFLTLVQYDLPVKVIVFNNSSLGMVELEMLVSGLPSYGTTNRNPDFAAIARAAGAYGVRVEKPKQLTAALRDAFRHKGPALVDVVTDPNALSIPPKISADMVTGFALSASKIVLDGGVGRMIQMARSNLRNMPRP, from the coding sequence ATGGCCAGGCAGAACGTGGCGGAGCAGTTCGTCGACATCCTCGTGCGCGCGGGCGTGCGCCGGATGTACGGGGTCGTCGGCGACAGCCTGAACCCGGTCGTCGACGCGATCCGCCGCACCGGCGGCATCGAGTGGATCCAGGTCCGCCACGAGGAGACGGCCGCGTTCGCGGCGGGTGCCGAGGCCCAGATCACCGGGCGGCTCGCCGCCTGCGCGGGGTCCTGCGGTCCCGGCAACCTCCACCTGATCAACGGCCTGTACGACGCGCACCGTTCCATGGCCCCCGTCCTGGCCCTCGCCTCGCACATCCCCTCCGGCGAGATCGGGCTCGGCTACTTCCAGGAGACCCACCCCGACCAGCTGTTCCGCGAATGCAGCCACTACAGCGAGCTGATCTCCAACCCGGCGCAGATGCCCCGGCTGCTGCAGAGCGCCGTCCAGCACGCCGTCGGCCGCGGCGGCGTCAGCGTCGTGGCACTGCCCGGCGACATCGCCGCCCAGCCGGCCCCGGAGAAGGCCGTCCAGCACGCCCTGGTGACGGCCCGGCCGTCCGTACGGCCCGGCGACGGGGAGATCGAGAAGCTGGTCCGGCTGATCGACGAGGCCGACCGGGTCACGCTCTTCTGCGGCAGCGGCACCGCGGGCGCGCACGCCGAGGTGATGGAGTTCGCCGACCGGGTCAAGGCCCCGGTCGGGCACGCCCTGCGCGGCAAGGAGTGGATCCAGTATGACAACCCGTACGACGTCGGCATGAGCGGCCTGCTGGGGTACGGCGCCGCCTACGAGGCCACGCACGAGTGCGACCTGCTGGTGCTGCTCGGCACGGACTTCCCGTACAACGCCTTCCTGCCGGACGACGTGAAGATCGTCCAGGTGGACATCCGCCCCGAACACCTGGGCCGCCGCTCGCAGTTGGACCTCGCCGTGTGGGGTGACGTACGGGAGACCCTGCGCGCGCTGAACACGCGGGTGCGGCCGAAGCAGGACCGCCGCTTCCTGGACCGGATGCTGAAGAAGCACGCGGACGCGCTGGAGGGGGTGGTGAGGGCGTACACGCGCAAGGTGGAGAAGCACACGCCGATCCACCCCGAGTACGTGGCGTCCGTTCTCGACGAACTCGCCGACGAGGACGCGGTGTTCACCGTCGACACGGGCATGTGCAACGTGTGGGCCGCGCGCTATCTTTCCCCGAACGGCAAGCGGCGCATCATCGGCTCCTTCAGCCACGGCTCCATGGCCAACGCCCTCCCGCAGGCCATCGGCGCACAGTTCACGGACCGGAGCCGTCAAGTGGTGTCGATGTCGGGTGACGGCGGTTTCTCGATGCTGATGGGAGATTTCCTCACCCTCGTGCAGTACGACCTGCCCGTCAAAGTGATTGTCTTCAACAACTCCTCCCTGGGGATGGTGGAGTTGGAAATGCTGGTTTCCGGCCTTCCGTCGTACGGAACGACGAACCGGAACCCGGACTTCGCCGCCATCGCCCGCGCGGCGGGCGCCTACGGGGTCCGGGTCGAGAAGCCCAAGCAGCTCACGGCCGCTTTGCGGGACGCTTTCCGGCACAAGGGCCCGGCTCTGGTGGACGTGGTGACGGACCCCAACGCCCTGTCGATTCCTCCGAAGATCAGCGCCGACATGGTGACCGGATTCGCACTGTCCGCCAGCAAGATCGTGCTGGACGGCGGGGTGGGCCGGATGATCCAGATGGCTCGATCCAACCTGCGCAACATGCCCAGGCCTTGA
- a CDS encoding FAD binding domain-containing protein: protein MDFLRPASWEEALAAKAEYPTAVPIAGGTDIMVEINFDHRRPEYLLDLNRIELLREWEVGEEVTKLGASVPYTQIMENLRATLPGLALASHTVASPQIRNRGGVGGNLGCASPAGDSHPALLAADCHVEVESVRGSRLIPIDEFYTGVKRNALAADELIKTVHIKNATGPQQYSKVGTRNAMVIAVCGFGIALHPDTRTVRTGIASAAPTPIRAKAAEEFLNAALEEGGFWDNGKVITPSIAKQFGELASASCNPIDDVRGTAKYRRHAVGILARRQLVWTWEQYRGTNGRSLEGAA, encoded by the coding sequence ATGGACTTCCTTCGCCCCGCCAGCTGGGAGGAGGCACTCGCCGCGAAGGCCGAGTACCCCACAGCTGTGCCGATTGCGGGTGGCACCGACATCATGGTCGAGATCAACTTCGATCACCGCCGTCCGGAATACCTCCTGGACCTCAACCGCATCGAACTGCTGCGGGAGTGGGAGGTCGGCGAGGAGGTCACCAAGCTCGGCGCCTCCGTCCCGTACACCCAGATCATGGAGAACCTGCGCGCGACGCTGCCGGGTCTCGCGCTCGCCTCGCACACGGTCGCGTCCCCGCAGATCCGCAACCGCGGCGGTGTCGGCGGCAACCTCGGTTGCGCCTCGCCCGCCGGTGACTCCCACCCCGCGCTGCTCGCCGCCGACTGCCACGTCGAGGTCGAGTCGGTGCGCGGCTCCCGCCTGATCCCGATCGACGAGTTCTACACCGGCGTGAAGCGCAACGCGCTCGCCGCCGACGAGCTCATCAAGACGGTCCACATCAAGAACGCCACGGGCCCGCAGCAGTACTCCAAGGTCGGCACCCGCAACGCGATGGTCATCGCCGTCTGCGGCTTCGGCATCGCGCTGCACCCCGACACCCGCACCGTGCGTACGGGTATCGCCTCGGCCGCCCCGACTCCGATCCGGGCGAAGGCCGCCGAGGAGTTCCTGAACGCCGCACTCGAAGAAGGCGGCTTCTGGGACAACGGCAAGGTCATCACCCCGTCGATCGCCAAGCAGTTCGGGGAGCTCGCCTCCGCCTCGTGCAACCCGATCGACGACGTCCGCGGCACGGCGAAGTACCGCCGTCACGCGGTCGGCATCCTTGCTCGCCGCCAGCTCGTCTGGACCTGGGAGCAGTACCGCGGCACCAACGGCCGCTCGCTTGAAGGGGCTGCGTAA
- a CDS encoding xanthine dehydrogenase family protein molybdopterin-binding subunit produces MAQDTRTVGTPKNVTQTHTKGGIGESTLRPDGTLKVTGEFAYSSDMWHEDMLWGQTLRSTVAHAEIVSIDISEALAMPGVYSVLTYDDLPAEMKNYGLEIQDTPVLANGRVRHHGEPVALVAADHPETARRAAAKIKIDYRELPLVTDEASALAADAPLIHEGRDDHHAGHVPHPNIVHRQPIIRGNVEEARKRADVIVEGEYTFGMQDQAFLGPESGLAVPSEDGGVDLYVATQWLHSDLQQIAPVLGLPPEKVRMTLSGVGGAFGGREDISMQIHACLLALATNKPVKIVYNRFESFFGHVHRHPAKLYYEHGATKDGKITHMKCKIVLDGGAYASASPAVVGNASSLSVGPYVIDDVDIEAIALYTNNPPCGAMRGFGAVQACFAYEAQMDKLAAKLGMDPVEFRQLNAMEMGTIMPTGQVVDSPAPVAELLRRVKARPLPPERQWETAGEHADVRALPGGLSNTTHGEGVVRGVGYAVGIKNVGFSEGFDDYSTARVRLEVINGEPVAMVHTAMAEVGQGGVTVHAQIARTELGVTQVTIHPADTQVGSAGSTSASRQTYMTGGAVKNTCEAVREKVLEIGRRKNGSYHPAWATAELLLEGGKVVTDGGEVLADLADILEGEDAIDLELEFRHRPTVAFDLKTGQGDGHVQYTFAAHRAVVEVDTELGLVKVVELATAQDVGKALNMLSVVGQIQGGTTQGLGVAVMEEIIVDPKTAKVRNPSFTDYLIPTILDTPTIPVDVLELADPNAPYGLRGLGEAPTLSSTPAVLAAIRQATGLELNKTPIRPEALTGTL; encoded by the coding sequence ATGGCTCAGGACACCCGCACCGTCGGCACGCCGAAGAACGTCACCCAGACCCACACCAAGGGCGGCATCGGCGAGTCCACGCTCCGCCCGGACGGCACCCTCAAGGTCACCGGTGAGTTCGCGTACTCCTCGGACATGTGGCACGAGGACATGCTGTGGGGCCAGACCCTGCGCAGCACCGTCGCCCACGCCGAGATCGTCTCCATCGACATCTCCGAGGCCCTGGCCATGCCGGGCGTCTACTCGGTCCTGACGTACGACGACCTGCCGGCCGAGATGAAGAACTACGGCCTGGAGATCCAGGACACCCCGGTCCTGGCCAACGGCCGGGTACGCCACCACGGCGAGCCGGTGGCCCTCGTGGCCGCCGACCACCCGGAGACCGCCCGCCGCGCGGCCGCCAAGATCAAGATCGACTACCGGGAGCTGCCGCTCGTCACGGACGAGGCCTCCGCCCTCGCCGCCGACGCGCCGCTGATCCACGAGGGCCGCGACGACCACCACGCCGGCCACGTCCCGCACCCGAACATCGTGCACCGCCAGCCGATCATCCGCGGCAACGTGGAGGAGGCCCGCAAGCGGGCCGACGTGATCGTCGAGGGCGAGTACACCTTCGGCATGCAGGACCAGGCCTTCCTCGGCCCCGAGTCCGGCCTCGCCGTGCCCTCCGAGGACGGCGGTGTCGACCTGTACGTCGCCACCCAGTGGCTGCACTCGGACCTCCAGCAGATCGCCCCGGTCCTCGGCCTCCCGCCGGAGAAGGTCCGCATGACGCTCTCGGGCGTCGGCGGTGCCTTCGGCGGCCGCGAGGACATCTCGATGCAGATCCACGCCTGCCTCCTGGCCCTGGCCACGAACAAGCCGGTCAAGATCGTCTACAACCGCTTCGAGTCCTTCTTCGGCCACGTGCACCGCCACCCGGCGAAGCTGTACTACGAGCACGGCGCCACCAAGGACGGCAAGATCACGCACATGAAGTGCAAGATCGTGCTCGACGGCGGTGCCTACGCGTCCGCCTCCCCGGCCGTCGTCGGCAACGCGTCCTCCCTCTCGGTGGGCCCGTACGTCATCGACGACGTGGACATCGAGGCGATCGCGCTCTACACGAACAACCCGCCCTGCGGCGCGATGCGCGGCTTCGGCGCCGTCCAGGCCTGCTTCGCGTACGAGGCCCAGATGGACAAGCTCGCGGCGAAGCTGGGCATGGACCCGGTCGAGTTCCGCCAGCTGAACGCCATGGAGATGGGCACGATCATGCCCACCGGCCAGGTCGTGGACTCCCCGGCCCCGGTCGCCGAGCTGCTGCGCCGGGTCAAGGCCCGCCCGCTGCCGCCGGAGCGCCAGTGGGAGACCGCCGGCGAGCACGCGGACGTCCGCGCGCTGCCCGGCGGCCTGTCCAACACCACCCACGGCGAGGGCGTCGTCCGCGGCGTCGGCTACGCGGTCGGCATCAAGAACGTCGGCTTCTCCGAGGGCTTCGACGACTACTCCACCGCCCGCGTGCGCCTGGAGGTCATCAACGGCGAGCCCGTCGCGATGGTCCACACGGCCATGGCGGAGGTCGGCCAGGGCGGTGTCACCGTCCACGCGCAGATCGCCCGTACCGAGCTCGGTGTCACGCAGGTGACCATCCACCCGGCCGACACGCAGGTCGGCTCCGCCGGTTCCACGTCCGCCTCCCGGCAGACGTACATGACCGGTGGCGCCGTGAAGAACACCTGCGAGGCCGTCCGCGAGAAGGTCCTGGAGATCGGCCGCCGCAAGAACGGCTCCTACCACCCGGCGTGGGCGACCGCCGAGCTGCTCCTGGAGGGCGGCAAGGTCGTCACCGACGGCGGCGAGGTGCTCGCCGACCTGGCGGACATCCTGGAGGGCGAGGACGCGATCGACCTCGAGCTCGAGTTCCGCCACCGTCCGACGGTCGCCTTCGACCTGAAGACCGGCCAGGGCGACGGCCACGTCCAGTACACCTTCGCCGCGCACCGCGCGGTCGTCGAGGTGGACACCGAGCTCGGCCTCGTCAAGGTCGTCGAGCTGGCGACCGCCCAGGACGTCGGCAAGGCGCTGAACATGCTCTCCGTGGTGGGCCAGATCCAGGGTGGTACCACCCAGGGTCTCGGCGTGGCCGTCATGGAGGAGATCATCGTGGACCCGAAGACCGCGAAGGTGCGCAACCCCTCCTTCACGGACTACCTGATCCCGACCATCCTGGACACCCCGACCATCCCGGTCGACGTCCTGGAGCTGGCCGACCCGAACGCGCCGTACGGCCTTCGCGGTCTCGGCGAGGCCCCGACCCTCTCGTCCACCCCGGCCGTCCTCGCGGCGATCCGGCAGGCGACCGGTCTGGAGCTCAACAAGACGCCGATCCGTCCGGAAGCCCTTACCGGGACCCTCTAG